Below is a window of Agrobacterium vitis DNA.
TGCCGGATCTGCGCCCGTCCCGCAGAAGACACCCGTATGGCGATTGAAACAGCACCTTGATTGCGCTGTGCCTCGATATCGCGGCCCTCGCCTTCGGGAACATAGAATCGCTCGATCCCGTAATGCACGGTCAAACTGTCTCCGGGCGCCAGAGGCGATGGAAAGGACAGCGGCTCGCTTAACAGCACTACGCTTCCGGGCCTTGGCAACAGATCGGCGACCGACGCCTCCTCGACCGTGGCAAAGCCATCGGCCTGCGGCACAACGCGCACATGCAGGCGAACATCCTGCCGACGCGAGGGACGAGGACCGACGATCTTCTCCTCAGGAATGCGGGAAATCGGATAATTCAGCACGACAAAATCGCCGCGCAGCAGATCGCGCGGATCGACGGCCTCAGTCCGCAACAGGACCTCCTGGCCGTTGCGTAAAATATTGGCCCGTTCGCCAATCTGGTAGCCGATTGCTGCCGTTTGCAAGGCAGCCAGAAGAATAGCCGCGGAAACCAGACGAAAAATATGATTGCGCTGCATCATAGCCGCCCCCGTCCTTCAACCGCCACCGGACGCTTGCGCGTGCCCAGCAGCTTTTCCATCTGACTGACGCCGAGGGCCAGCAAAGCGACAATCACACCGGCGATCAGGAAAAAGCCCGATGTGCCCAGCAAAGAATCAATCGTTGTAAAGGACAGATAGAGGATCTCGCCTGCGAAAATCAGATAGGCCAACGCCCGCACCACGCCATCGTGACGCCCGCGAAGCACAAGGGCAGCAATGGAGATACCAACCGCCGTGACGGCCACCACAGCCAGCGGCAAACCGTGATCATAATCTATATTGAGGATGAAAAGGCCCATTGCCGCCAACAGCAAGCC
It encodes the following:
- a CDS encoding GDYXXLXY domain-containing protein; the encoded protein is MMQRNHIFRLVSAAILLAALQTAAIGYQIGERANILRNGQEVLLRTEAVDPRDLLRGDFVVLNYPISRIPEEKIVGPRPSRRQDVRLHVRVVPQADGFATVEEASVADLLPRPGSVVLLSEPLSFPSPLAPGDSLTVHYGIERFYVPEGEGRDIEAQRNQGAVSIAIRVSSAGRAQIRQLFVAGQPVYREPDF